From Poecile atricapillus isolate bPoeAtr1 chromosome 11, bPoeAtr1.hap1, whole genome shotgun sequence, one genomic window encodes:
- the STARD5 gene encoding stAR-related lipid transfer protein 5 yields the protein MDCVGRAEAAAEKLRLYRREPEGWRGCRSTGEVAVSWRPSAEFAGNLYKGEGVLAASPQDVWEYIKPVAGGLRTKWDQNVKDFEVIEAISDTVSVCRTTTPSACMRIISPREFVDVVVMKEYEDGTMLSAATNVEHPLCPPQPNFVRGFNYPCGCFCIPVPGEPDRTELLTFFQTDLGGYLPQTVVDSFFPSSISGFYSNLTKALKALKA from the exons ATGGACTGCGTGGGGCGCGCTGAGGCGGCGGCCGAGAAGCTGCGGCTCTACCGGCGGGAGCCCGAGGGCTGGCGGGGCTGCCGCAGCACG GGTGAGGTCGCGGTGTCCTGGAGACCCTCGGCGGAGTTCGCTGGCAATCT GTACAAGGGAGAGGGCGTCCTGGCCGCCAGCCCGCAGGATGTCTGGGAGTACATAAAGCCGGTGGCCGGCGGGCTCAGGACCAAGTGGGACCAAAACGTGAAGGACTTCGAGGTCATCGAAGCCATCAGTGAT ACTGTGTCTGTATGCAGAACCACAACCCCTTCAGCCTGCATGAGGATTATTTCACCAAGGGAATTTGTGGATGTAGTAGTAATGAAGGAATATGAAGATGGGACAATGCTGTCTGCTG ccACCAATGTGGAACACCCTCTGTGTCCTCCTCAACCAAATTTTGTGAGAGGTTTTAATTATCCCTGTGGCTGTTTCTGCATACCTGTTCCAGG GGAGCCAGACAGGACTGAGCTCCTCACTTTCTTTCAGACGGATCTTGGTGGCTATCTTCCTCAGACAGTGGtggattccttttttccatctAGTATATCTGGATTTTACAGCAACCTGACCAAAGCTCTTAAGGCATTAAAAGCATGA
- the TMC3 gene encoding transmembrane channel-like protein 3, which translates to MAAAPGSPALRAARSCKKQRTVKRQTGIYTYQEPPHSNSDDDTGEEKAESHDPEQIFQNIQYQKEIMSNIRCRPWPMRQKLRALRQAKEIVLKYEGRLTRTRGYQAAGAELWRKFIRLAYNFVVVFIPWEMRIKKIESHFGSGVASYFIFLRWLFGINIVLTIMTGAFVVLPELLAGAPFGSTLSKTIPKEHIASAQDLDTIWSLGGYLQYSVLFYGYYGRDRKIGKAGYRLPLAYFLVGMAVFAYSFIILLKKMAKNSRMSLASASDENYTFCWRLFCAWDYLIGNPEAAESKAAAIVNSIREAILEEQEKKKSKNLAVTISLRIIANILVLLSLAGSIYIIYFVVDRSQRLERTKKELTLWEKNEVSVVVSLITMIAPSAFELVAALEMYHPRTTLRFQLARVLVLYLGNLYSLIIALLDKVDSMSVTDSDVNNNASNSTTSLATNALSKDDNLTIPKVQIKRNGFVTSEEHRTQGLTVSDSVVNQTISFNTQNPQDQCWETYVGQEMLKLSIIDMIFTVASILLIDFFRGLCVRYLSDCWCWDLESKFPEYGEFKIAENVLHLVYNQGMIWMGAFFSPCLPAFNVLKLIGLMYLRSWAVLTCNVPHQQVFRASRSNNFYLAMLLFMLFLCMLPTIFAIARYKPSLSCGPFSGQEKIYDIVSETIQNDFPTWFNTVITYISSPVVVLPALLLLFMLIYYLQSIARSLKFTNNQLRMKIQTERTEDKKKVVQMAVARIQNLDANDKRPEQETDIISQESSVRSSTPRKNGSVLNFESPVSKGTRIQTISQSVPQAVPSADAVRPANTTPTTSTSLTPAPSVSSVQKPRNDHITNRYPSVVHRSASELCKTKPYTPVTFKKHTEDVHSDPLFRKATRQVNSDAHGAGAPVFLGCRPYATRYFLVNENESRKKSLRSSSRLQRHFRKEESGDIIELYPRHIRRYVVRTPHQMYSPHPSDDEDEEELEREFMNRSHRPRSLSDLRPAPRFYIGDRADGHILMSKDLARVHYKSWDDGFELDLDRPPYAYKKVHLNYLEPRVKPKSKQKLEQSLTESDSISIASSSDPQNSSNDQYIQVIHTKDKYPKAGAKLNKKKSKNSVDLSMSEPSELVCSNV; encoded by the exons ATGGCAGCAGCGCCGGGCTCCCCTGCGCTCAGAGCTGCCAGGTCCTGCAAGAAACAGCGCACGGTGAAGAGGCAAACTGGCATCTACACCTACCAGGAGCCACCCCACAG CAACTCAGATGATGACACTGGtgaagagaaggctgagagcCATGACCCAGAGCAGATCTTTCAGAACATCCAGTACCAGAAGGAGATTATGTCCAATATCCGCTGCCGGCCGTGGCCGATGAGGCAGAAGCTGAGGGCGCTCAG GCAGGCCAAGGAGATCGTGCTCAAGTACGAAGGGAGGCTCACGAGGACGAGAGGATaccaggctgctggggcagag CTTTGGAGGAAGTTTATTCGACTTGCATATAATTTTGTGGTAGTCTTCATTCCTTGGGAaatgagaataaagaaaatcgAGA GTCATTTTGGGTCTGGAGTTGCCTCTTACTTCATCTTCCTGAGATGGCTGTTTGGAATCAATATTGTCCTTACCATAATGACAGGAGCATTTGTAGTCCTACCAGAG ctcctggctggagcCCCGTTCGGCAGCACGCTCAGCAAGACCATTCCCAAGGAGCACATTGCATCTGCTCAGGACCTGGACACCATCTGGTCACTAGGG GGCTACCTCCAGTACTCTGTTCTGTTTTATGGCTATTATGGTCGTGACAGGAAGATTGGGAAGGCTGGATACCGGCTGCCTCTTGCCTACTTCCTTGTTGGAATGGCTGTGTTTGCTTACAGCTTCATCATTCTTCTAAAAAA aatggCAAAGAACTCAAGAATGAGTTTAGCAAGCGCCTCTGATGAAAATTACACATTCTGCTGGAGACTGTTCTGTGCTTGGGACTATTTGATAGGAAACCCCGAGGCTGCAGAGAGCAAAGCTGCTGCCATAGTCAACAGCATCAGG GAGGCTATAttggaagagcaggaaaagaagaaaagcaaaaactt GGCAGTGACCATAAGCTTAAGAATTATTGCAAATATCCTCGTGCTTCTCTCCCTTGCGGGAAGTATTTACATCATCTACTTTGTCGTGGATCGATCCCAAAGGTTAGAGCGCACCAAGAAGGAATTGactctttgggaaaaaaatgag GTCAGCGTAGTTGTGTCACTGATCACAATGATTGCACCCTCTGCTTTTGAACTTGTTGCAGCTCTGGAGATGTATCATCCAAGGACCACTCTTCGCTTCCAGCTTGCCAG GGTTCTTGTCCTGTACCTGGGAAACCTCTACAGTTTAATCATTGCTCTCCTGGATAAAGTGGACAGTATGAGTGTCACT GACTCTGATGTGAACAACAATGCAAGTAATTCTACCACCTCCTTAGCAACCAACGCTCTTTCTAAGGATGACAACTTAACCATTCCCAAAGTACAAATTAAGAGAAATGGCTTTGTCACATCAGAAGAGCATCGCACCCAAGGCCTGACAGTCTCAGACTCAGTGGTTAACCAAACAATTTCCTTTAACACCCAGAACCCACAGGATCAGTGCTGGGAGACATATGTTGGTCAA GAGATGCTCAAGCTTTCAATTATCGACATGATTTTCACAGTCGCAAGCATCCTGCTAATTGATTTTTTCCGTGGACTGTGTGTACGATATTTGAGTGATTGCTGGTGCTGGGATCTAGAAAGCAAGTTT CCAGAATATGGAGAATTCAAAATTGCAGAGAATGTATTGCATTTGGTTTACAACCAAGGAATGATCTG GATGGGAGCTTTCTTTTCACCTTGCTTACCAGCATTCAATGTACTCAAGTTGATTGGACTCATGTAcctgaggagctgggctgtgctgacaTGCAATGTACCACATCAGCAGGTTTTCAGAGCATCTCG ATCCAATAATTTCTACTTGGCCATGTTGCTGTTTATGTTGTTCTTGTGCATGTTACCAACAATTTTTGCTATTGCCCGATATAAGCCATCCTTAAGCTGCGGCCCCTTCAG TGGTCAAGAAAAAATATATGATATTGTTTCTGAAACGATTCAAAATGATTTTCCCACATGGTTCAACACAGTGATTACTTACATCAGCAGTCCTGTGGTTGTCCTCCCTGCACTACTACTATTATT CATGCTAATCTACTACCTACAAAGTATTGCAAGATCATTAAAATTCACCAACAATCAACTGAGAATGAAGATACAAACA GAAAGAACTGAAGATAAGAAAAAGGTGGTTCAGATGGCAGTAG CCAGAATCCAAAatctggatgctaatgacaaAAGACCAGAGCAAGAAACCGATATTATCAGCCAGGAGTCTTCTGTTCGGTCCTCCACACCCCGAAAGAATGGCAGTGTCTTGAACTTTGAATCTCCTGTGAGCAAAGGCACCAGAATACAAACCATTTCCCAGTCTGTGCCCCAAGCTGTGCCATCAGCTGATGCTGTGAGACCTGCCAACACAACTCCCACAACTTCGACCTCTTTAACACCAGCTCCCTCTGTGTCAAGTGTACAGAAACCAAGAAATGATCATATCACAAACAG ATACCCAAGTGTTGTTCATAGGAGTGCAAGTGAGCTGTGCAAAACAAAGCCCTATACACCAGTGACTTTCAAAAAGCACACTGAAGATGTTCATTCTGACCCTCTCTTCAGAAAAGCCACTCGGCAGGTAAATTCAGATGCCCATGGGGCAGGGGCTCCTGTATTTTTGGGATGTAGACCATATGCTACCAGGTATTTTCTGGTTAATGAAAACGAGTCCCGCAAAAAATCGCTCCGTTCTTCCTCCCGACTCCAAAGGCATTTCAGAAAGGAGGAATCAGGAGACATTATTGAATTGTATCCACGCCACATCAGAAGATATGTGGTTCGAACACCACATCAGATGTATTCCCCTCATCCCAgtgatgatgaggatgaagaaGAACTTGAGAGAGAATTCATGAACAGATCCCATCGTCCTCGCTCACTGTCTGACCTTCGCCCAGCACCACGGTTTTACATTGGGGATCGTGCTGATGGTCACATTTTAATGAGCAAAGACCTAGCCAGAGTGCATTACAAATCCTGGGATGATGGTTTTGAGCTGGACCTGGACAGGCCTCCGTATGCTTACAAGAAAGTACATCTGAATTATCTGGAGCCACGTGTGAAAccaaaatcaaagcaaaagCTGGAGCAATCTCTAACAGAGTCTGATTCCATTTCCATTGCATCGAGCAGTGATCCGCAGAACAGCAGCAATGACCAGTACATACAGGTCATTCATACCAAGGACAAGTATCCAAAAGCTGGGGCAAAACTCaacaaaaagaaatctaaaaacAGTGTTGATCTAAGTATGTCTGAGCCTAGTGAACTGGTGTGCTCAAATGTCTGA